A genomic window from Motacilla alba alba isolate MOTALB_02 chromosome 2, Motacilla_alba_V1.0_pri, whole genome shotgun sequence includes:
- the SOSTDC1 gene encoding sclerostin domain-containing protein 1 — MLLPAIHFYGFLLACIFTRSYLAFKNDATEILYSHVVKPAAASPSSNSTLNQARNGGRHYTSAGSDRNNRVQVGCRELRSTKYISDGQCTSINPLKELVCAGECLPLPLLPNWIGGGYGTKYWSRRSSQEWRCVNDKTRTQRIQLQCQDGSIRTYKITVVTACKCKRYTRQHNESSHNFEGTSQAKPIQHHKERKRASKSSKHSTS, encoded by the exons ATGCTTCTCCCTGCCATTCACTTCTACGGCTTTCTCCTGGCTTGCATCTTCACGAGAAGCTACTTGGCTTTCAAGAACGATGCCACAGAGATACTTTATTCTCACGTTGTTAAACCCGCTGCGGCGAGCCCAAGTAGCAACAGCACGTTGAATCAAGCTAGGAACGGAGGCAGGCACTACACCAGCGCTGGATCCGACCGTAACA ATCGCGTTCAAGTTGGTTGTCGAGAACTGAGATCCACCAAGTACATCTCAGATGGCCAGTGCACCAGCATTAATCCCCTGAAAGAACTGGTGTGTGCTGGTGAATGCCTCCCTTTGCCACTGCTGCCCAACTGGATTGGAGGAGGTTACGGAACCAAGTACTGGAGCAGGCGGAGCTCGCAGGAGTGGAGATGTGTCAATGACAAAACTCGCACTCAGAGGATCCAGCTTCAGTGCCAGGATGGAAGTATAAGAACCTACAAAATAACTGTGGTCACGGCCTGCAAGTGCAAGCGATACACCAGGCAGCACAATGAGTCCAGCCACAACTTCGAGGGAACCTCTCAAGCAAAACCCATCCAGCAccacaaagaaaggaaaagagccaGTAAATCCAGCAAGCATAGTACAAGTTAG